In a single window of the Lebetimonas sp. JH292 genome:
- a CDS encoding GGDEF domain-containing protein: MKKRGLKFSMYFNIKLSEYRIIAEHFFLITVLLINAFVFTQNRISFFIQLSVVFIIIIHHFIGLKFTKQLSGLAHYDMLTMLPNRYKFMYDVEKLFSVAKREKLSFALIFFDLDGFKNINDTFGHKYGDEILKKVADIVKQTFLRSNDAYCRLGGDEFLIFTIPSNFENFEKFLNILLEKINNIKIKDNFKIGVSIGAVYVREPAKNLKLENFIKTADKIMYEVKKTGKNGYLIKII, from the coding sequence ATGAAAAAGAGGGGGCTTAAATTTTCAATGTATTTCAATATAAAATTATCTGAATATAGAATTATTGCCGAACACTTTTTTTTAATTACTGTTTTATTAATAAACGCTTTTGTTTTTACACAGAATAGAATTTCTTTTTTTATACAATTATCTGTTGTGTTTATTATTATAATTCATCATTTTATAGGCTTGAAATTCACTAAGCAACTTTCCGGTCTTGCCCATTATGATATGTTAACAATGTTGCCTAATAGGTATAAATTTATGTATGATGTGGAAAAATTGTTTTCCGTTGCTAAAAGAGAAAAATTATCATTCGCTTTAATTTTTTTTGATTTAGACGGTTTTAAAAATATTAATGACACTTTTGGGCATAAATATGGTGATGAAATATTAAAAAAAGTTGCTGATATTGTAAAACAGACCTTTTTACGATCAAACGATGCATACTGCAGATTGGGAGGGGATGAATTTCTGATTTTTACAATACCGTCTAATTTTGAAAATTTTGAAAAATTTTTAAATATTCTTTTAGAAAAAATCAATAATATTAAGATAAAAGATAATTTTAAAATAGGAGTAAGTATAGGAGCCGTTTATGTAAGGGAACCTGCAAAAAATTTAAAACTTGAAAATTTTATTAAAACTGCGGATAAAATTATGTACGAGGTCAAAAAAACAGGCAAAAACGGTTATCTGATTAAAATTATTTGA
- the htpX gene encoding protease HtpX, whose translation MAILMLIIMNLAVMASIYLTIFIIEAVFHIRLDPGTVSGLAVLAVIVGFSGSIISLMLSKWLAKMSAGVRVIETPSNEAEKWLVDTVAKLAGNAGIPMPEVGIFDGPPNAFATGPSKSNALVAVSTSLFDMLDTKEIEGVLAHEINHIKNGDMITMTLVQGVLNSIVFFISRLIANIVAPKDEEGNVNPFTYMAISFALEMVLSIFATIIAMWFSRYREYKADAGAVKIDGPEGIYYALAKLGEIPKEKIALPAEMKAFGIVGFMELFASHPPIEKRLENIKRVARELGYNV comes from the coding sequence ATGGCAATTTTAATGCTTATTATTATGAACCTTGCCGTTATGGCTTCAATATATTTAACAATATTTATCATAGAAGCTGTTTTTCACATCAGGTTAGACCCAGGAACTGTGAGCGGACTTGCAGTTTTGGCGGTAATTGTTGGATTTAGCGGCAGTATAATTTCACTAATGCTATCTAAATGGCTTGCAAAAATGAGTGCGGGTGTCAGGGTTATTGAAACTCCTTCAAATGAAGCTGAAAAGTGGCTTGTTGACACCGTTGCAAAACTTGCAGGGAACGCCGGTATTCCTATGCCGGAAGTCGGGATATTTGATGGTCCTCCGAATGCGTTTGCAACAGGCCCTTCTAAAAGCAATGCACTTGTAGCTGTTTCAACAAGCCTTTTTGATATGCTGGACACAAAAGAAATTGAAGGCGTATTAGCACATGAAATAAATCACATCAAAAACGGGGATATGATAACAATGACATTAGTCCAGGGTGTGTTGAATTCGATTGTGTTTTTTATTTCACGCCTGATAGCAAATATTGTTGCACCGAAAGATGAGGAAGGAAATGTAAATCCTTTTACATATATGGCAATTTCATTTGCACTTGAGATGGTTTTAAGCATATTTGCCACAATAATCGCCATGTGGTTTAGCAGATACAGGGAATATAAAGCCGATGCCGGGGCAGTAAAAATAGACGGGCCGGAGGGAATTTATTATGCCTTAGCAAAACTTGGAGAGATTCCAAAAGAAAAAATTGCGCTTCCTGCTGAAATGAAAGCATTTGGAATTGTGGGATTTATGGAATTATTTGCTTCTCATCCTCCAATTGAGAAAAGGCTTGAGAATATAAAAAGGGTGGCAAGGGAATTAGGATATAACGTATAA